The bacterium DNA segment GATATTGCCCACCAATTCTTAAACATAAGCGGGATATTGCCAATTTATCTCATGAATATTTCTATCAGCGCTTTAATATATATACCCTATTCGATATCATTGAAGCAACAGTTGTTCATGGTTCCATTGTGAGCTATAATCGCCAGCATAATCTATAGATTCCATTTATGATACGAGTATCCTTTGGTAAGCATTTTTCTTGATTATTCTCTTTTCATCTACGAAATTGCTTATAATCCTTTCTCTTTGGGGTTCGTATTTTGCCTAAATCCATTTCCGAAGCTGAAACCCGTTATTCCCTGATCGATCCCGATCTTAAAAAAGCCGGATGGAATCTGTCCGACCGGTCGCAGGTGGGGTTTGAAATTCCGGTCGACCGATACGACGGTAAGCTGGAAGAGGGGATCACCGACTATTGCCTCTACCACGCCAACGGCGAAGTTCTGGCCGTCGTGGAAGCCAAGCGAACCAGCCGCGATGCCCGCGTAGGGCAGAAGCAGGTTGAAGATTACGTCACTAAGATCGCTAAAACCCAATCCTTCCGACCGTTTGCCTTTATGGCCAATGGCACGGATATCTTCTTCTGGGATACCGAGGAATCAGCACCGCGCCACGTTGCCGGGTTCTTTTCACGTGAGAATCTCGAACGCCTGCTCTGGATCAAACAAAACCGCATTCCGCTAAGCACGATTCAGATAAAACAATCCATCGTTGACCGCGCGTATCAGGCGGAAGCAATTCGCCGCATCTCCGAGACCATCGAATTAAAGAAAAAACGTAAAGCCCTGCTTGTCATGGCTACGGGAACGGGCAAAACGCGCACAACGATGGCCCTGATCGACGTATTTCTGCAGGCCCGCGCCGCTCAGAGGGTTCTGTTCCTCGCTGACCGTGATGCCTTGGTGCAACAGGCCATGACGGACGGACTCAAACGCCATCTGCCCAACGAAGCCCGCGGACGTATACGAACTTACGACCTCGACAAAACCAAAAGGGTCTTCGTATCCACGCTGCAGACTTTGGAGATCTGTTTCAAGGAATTCACACCCGGTGATTTCGATCTGATCATTACCGACGAATGCCATCGCTCGATATACAATAAATTCACCGACGTATTGGCCTATTTCGATGCCGTTCAGATAGGCCTTACGGCTACTCCGGCGCAATTCATCGACCGCGATACATTCAAATTCTTCGATTGCGAAAATAACGCCCCGACCTTCCTGTATTCCTACGAGGATGCCGTCAAAGAAGAATATCTGGTAGACTACAACGTCTATTCCGCACAGACCAAATTCCAGCGCAAAGGCATCAAAGGCGTGGACCTGAGCGAGGAGGAACAAAACGCCCTGCGCGAGCGCGGCATTGATCCGGAGGACATCAATTACGAAGGCACCGACCTGGAACGCAAAGTGACCAACCGCGACACCCTGCGGAAACAGATCGAGGAATTCATGGAAGTCTGTCACAAAGATTCCACCGGCCAGCTTCCGGGCAAGTCTATCGTCTTTGCCATCACGCAGGATCACGCCATGCGCATTGCGGAGGAATTCAACAAAATGTATCCCGAACATCAGGGGCGGGTGGTGCAGGTGATCACCAGCAAGATGGAACGCACGCGCGAACTGATCGATGCCTTCAAGAAAAACGACATGCCGCGCATAGCGATCTCCGTGGACATGCTCGACACGGGCATCGACGTGCCGGAGGTCGTGAATCTGGCCTTCATGAAGCCGGTCAATTCGCAGATCAAATTCTGGCAGATGATCGGACGCGGCACGCGCCCGCACGAAGCCTGTCAAAACTATGCCTGGCTGCCCAATAGCCGCAAAGAGAGTTTCCTCATCGTGGATTTCTGGGAGAATTTCGAACACTTCGAGATGATGCCCAAAGACGACAAAGGCCCTTCGCAGGTGCCCGTGCTCGTCACGATATTCCATACTCGCCTTCAGAAACTTCAGTTTCTTCTGGGCGACCAGTCTTCCGCCGATCTCAAACGCATCGTGCAGGACGTACGCGCGGACATTGCCAGGATTCCAACCGATTCTTTTACCGTAAAGAGATCCATGAGCGACCTGAGGCAGGTCACGGACGATGATTTCTGGGCTTATCTGACGGAAGACAAACTCGAACTGCTCCGTCTCAGGATCGCGCCCTTGCTCCGGTTCGTCACCGGAGTCAATCCCAAAGAAGCCTTTTTCATCAGCAAGATGGAACGTGCGGAACTGTTTCTTCTGCAGAAAAAAGACTTATCCGCGCTCATGGAATCCATTCGTGAAGACGTAGCACGTCTGCCGTCATCACTGCCGCAGGTAAAAGCGGTCGAAGAACACCGCCAAAATATATTAGCCAATAAATTCTGGACCGAACTCACGCTTGAACGTCTTGACACAGCCAAAAAAGCCCTCGCCCCGGTGATGAAACTGGCCGAAGACATCAAAACCGATCCCATCGAACTCGGCCTCGACGACATCATCGATTCCCGCCGGTGGATCATTCTGCGCGACAAGACCGGAAAGCAAAAGATCATGATCGAGGAATACAAAAAGCAGGTCGAGGAGAAGATCCTTGAACTGGCCGAAAAACATCCGACGATCAAAAAGCTCAAAGCCGGTGAAACCATCACGGCAGGCGATCTGGAAGACTTAGACGATACACTTGAAAAAGAACTGATCCATCTCGGCCTTGACGAAGAAAATATTCTCAAAGCTTTCGGCGTGCGCGTAGGGAATCTCGTGGATTTTCTCAAACATATCCTGCACCTGGAGTCGCTTCCGACCTACGCATCCATCGTGCAAAGGTCATTCGATGCCTTTATTCTGGAACATAATTACAACGCCGATCAGTCGCGTTTTCTTCGTGTCGTGCAAAGCGTATTTCTGCAAAGACGCAAACTGGAACTGGCCGATCTGTATGAGGAACCGTTTACGAATCTTGGAATGAATGCGGTGGAGAAGTTATTTGGGAAAGAGGAAGTGGATGAATTGATTATGTTAACAAGAAGATTAGTTGCTTGAAGATGGATGTAAAGAACTTTTTCGTGATATATAAATCATTGTTCTAATCTATTTGGAAAGACATTTGCAAAATAATGGGAGGTAACATGCGTTTTTTTGTATTCATATCCACAACTTGTCATAAAGATGCTCAAGAAAAGGGCTTTGCGAAGGAAATTGAGAAGCTGAGAATAAAGGTTGAAGCCGATCAATCAGTAGACTCATGGGAAGATTTTTTGCCAAGTCCTATCATACAAAAGAAATTAGGGGGTTATAGGTTAGTCGCAGAAAAGCGAATCGTTGATGACTCCACAATGGCGATAGTATTTCTTACTATTTTGAAAAAGGGAACTCCGAAATATGAGAAATTTCATGGTGCAGAAGTCGAGTATTGTGAAAACCTTAAACCATCAAATTTACAAGTTACCGATGAAATCAGGGCTCGCATTAGAGAAGAAAATTCTGTACCAATTGTTCCTGAGCCGAATGACATAGAATACAGTTATCTTTTTGATCAGGGCAATAGCCTGGATTTTGACGATGGCATTGTGTTCGAAAGTCATGAATGGGTCCAACGTATCTCCAAGGGTGAATACCAACAATATCTAACAGATTTCTACAATATTGCTAGTGGCATATTTGGGGATGCGACAGACACATTAAAGATCAGCTCTTCAACTAGTGCACAGATCTTATTCCGTTACTTTCCTGAATCAAAAATATTGTTTCTGATTTCACCGATTACAAAAGCCAATCAATCAGAAATTCAGAAGATTCAGGAACAATTTGCGTCTATTTTAATGAATTCAACGGTGTCCCAAGACGAATTATTGAGACAAAGCGGAAGATCTTATCCTGCATTAGTACTCGCTGATGATTTTGAAGTGTGGAGTGCCATTGAGTCTAACAAAGAGGGCAATTTGGCCCTTTCTCCAGAGGAATCAGTTATTCTAGAGTCCGTTTTCTTGTCAAAGAGACCCAAAGAAAAGAGATTTCCCCTGTTCATTAATGGAAGACCGGGTAGCGGTAAGTCTACGGTCTTACATTATATGTTTGCAGAGTTTTTTTTTCGACATATTCAGAAGTCGAAAGATCAGAGGCTAAAGCGGCCGCCCCTGTATCTCACATATAATCCGAGACTACTGGAAAACGCCCGAGCCGCTGTGGTCAAAATAGTGACATCAAACCACAAATTTGCCGCAGAAAAAAAAGTATTTACGGAGCAGGAATTGGAGGAAACCCTCGATCAGGCATTTGAAGTTTTTCATGATTTTCTTAAAAAATCTCTGCCATCAGAAAAGTCAAACTTATTCCGTAAAGATAAAAGGATTGATTTTGGAGAGTTTAAGAAAAGATGGTCAGACCATATGAGGCGTGATTTCCGGAATGAACTAAAAAAAATCAACGCCGAATTAGCATGGCATGTTATTAGAACATACATCAAAGGCATGCGTGACGATGAGGATAACTATTTTGACAAGGATTCCTATTTTGATCTTCCGGAAAAGAGAAAAACAGTCAGTCAGAAGACATTTGACTTAATTTATGATGAATGTTGGGAAGGTTGGTATTATCCATTATGCAATAAATCGCAATACTGGGATGATCAGGATCTGACGCGCAAGGTTCTTGATGAGGTTGGGGCAGATTATTTCCAATATCCAGCCGTTTTTTGTGATGAGGCACAAGATTTTACTCGGATTGAATTGGAACTTATTTTCAGGATGAATCTTTTTTCACGACGACGGACATTACCGGATCAGATAAAAAATATCGCATTTTCATTTGCAGGTGACCCATTCCAGACTCTCAACCCAACAGGATTCAATTGGGAATCAGTTTCATCAGCTTTTTATGAAAGAATAGTTCAACATTTGGATCCTTCTGGATCAGGGCGGCTTCAATTCAATCCTCAAGAACTGAAGAACAGTTACCGTTCGACACGTCACATCGTAGGAGTGTGCAATCTCATACTCTTAGTTCGCGGCATTCTCTTTAATATACCTAAGCTGCATCCACAAGTATCTTGGTTTGAAAGGGATGCTTCAGTTCCGGAATTTTATGATATACAAAGTCAGCATTGTGTTGATCGACTAAGAGAGGAGGAGAGCATTACGGTTATCTTACCCTGTCAAGAAGATGAAGAATTAGACTACATCGAGAAAGACAGTATTTTAAAGGAATTGTCGGTTTCCGGAGACCGTCCAAGAACCTTCTTAAGTCCAATGGCTGCCAAAGGTCAAGAATTCCCTCGTGTTGTTATCTATAAGTTCGGAGATGATTGTGTTCGCAACTACCCAACTCTGTTAGACCCACTCTCTTCCGTAAAGCCTCAGGAACAGGACTTGGATAGGCTATTGCCCATGCAATATTTTATGAATCGTCTATATGTGGCAGCCAGCAGGGCTCAGAAGCGATTGATCATTGTTGATACAGAAGATGGCATTAGCAAATTCTGGAATAATGCAATGATGACTAACCCCGATGCTCTTATTGATAAGTATAGAACCATGTTTGATCCGAATAATCCATGGGGGACAAAAAATATCTGTCTCTGTCAGCCGGGCGTCCAGACCACAAAAGATAGAAAATGGTCCGAAGATCGGGAAAACCCTGAAGAGCTCGCAGAAGTAGCGAAGAACTTAAAGGAGGACGGAAGAAGAACCAAGAGTTCATATAAGTTGCGTCTAGCATCAGCAAATTTTGAGCGCGCTTCTTTACCTGATGAAGCTAAAAGATGTATGGCATTGTGTTATGAAATAGAAAATAAGTATACTGAAGCAGCTAAATTGTATCAAGAACAATCCTTACACACAGAAGCTCTTGGGTGCTATTGGCAGGGGGGCTTGTTCAGTAATGTTGTAAAAAATGTTGCGTTTTCGGAGTATCCAGAGTACCGAGCGTCAGATTTTATGCTGGGAGTGCAAAGTGGATCAGACAGTATACAGTTCCTTGATTTTATTTCGAATGAAATGCGCGGCCCCAGGAAAAATAATATAATTGACAATCCGACATGGATTAACGTTTTTGAGAAACTGATAGCAGCGCTGGCGAAAATGGACAACACAACTGATGGTAACGATGCATATAGAAAAGTTATGGCAATTAGTCAAGAAGGTCTCCCGACGTCACAATACTTGGAGCTTGGAAAACTCGCATGCAAAGCAGGGCTTTATGAGGAAGCATTGAAACAGTTCAATAAAATCACGCCCAAACCGGTTGATGCACCCGAATACGTTTTTGTAAAATCACAACTTTCGCCATTTCCGGAAAGTATTGAATGGCTGCACAAACAAAAAAATGGTAGTGAAATAATAACCCAATGGAAAACGCATTCACTTTTGCTTGAGGAAAAATATGAAACAATAGTCTACAATGCTATTATTGAAAAGCAGGCGTTTGACCTCCTTCCTCAATTCATAGAGTTTCATCCTAAGTATGACTATTTTTTTAAAGCGCTTAGTGTTTATGAAAAGGAACAAGATGATATATCGTACGAGTTAATGGCGCATCGGCTGATTTGTCATTACGTAGATGAAAACCGATGGACAGAAGTGTTGAAGTTCTTGAACAGTAATATCAAGATAAAAAAGTTGGATTTAGGTATAAAGAATCGATTTGTTTTTGAATTTGCAAAATCATCACCGAAACTCAATGAAGAAAACGAAAAAGCCATCGCAGATTTTATTGAGAAGTGGTATATCAAACACCCAGAATCAATTTTTAGTATAAAGATAGTTGGGACGTCAGTTGAGAAATCAAATCGTATGATTCTTTCTCTTGAATTTTATGAAAATATTTGGAAGCACAAGAAATATGGATCAGAAGCAGATCTGGAATTTGCAAGAAGACGTTGGTTGCGGTGTAAAAATAGGCAAATAGAACGTGGCAAATCCACATCTCGTGGAATTGAGGACTTTGAAAAATACTCTGCGGAGTGGGGCTATTCTATTGATGACATCCCGCAATATGAAGATCTT contains these protein-coding regions:
- a CDS encoding DEAD/DEAH box helicase family protein, which encodes MPKSISEAETRYSLIDPDLKKAGWNLSDRSQVGFEIPVDRYDGKLEEGITDYCLYHANGEVLAVVEAKRTSRDARVGQKQVEDYVTKIAKTQSFRPFAFMANGTDIFFWDTEESAPRHVAGFFSRENLERLLWIKQNRIPLSTIQIKQSIVDRAYQAEAIRRISETIELKKKRKALLVMATGTGKTRTTMALIDVFLQARAAQRVLFLADRDALVQQAMTDGLKRHLPNEARGRIRTYDLDKTKRVFVSTLQTLEICFKEFTPGDFDLIITDECHRSIYNKFTDVLAYFDAVQIGLTATPAQFIDRDTFKFFDCENNAPTFLYSYEDAVKEEYLVDYNVYSAQTKFQRKGIKGVDLSEEEQNALRERGIDPEDINYEGTDLERKVTNRDTLRKQIEEFMEVCHKDSTGQLPGKSIVFAITQDHAMRIAEEFNKMYPEHQGRVVQVITSKMERTRELIDAFKKNDMPRIAISVDMLDTGIDVPEVVNLAFMKPVNSQIKFWQMIGRGTRPHEACQNYAWLPNSRKESFLIVDFWENFEHFEMMPKDDKGPSQVPVLVTIFHTRLQKLQFLLGDQSSADLKRIVQDVRADIARIPTDSFTVKRSMSDLRQVTDDDFWAYLTEDKLELLRLRIAPLLRFVTGVNPKEAFFISKMERAELFLLQKKDLSALMESIREDVARLPSSLPQVKAVEEHRQNILANKFWTELTLERLDTAKKALAPVMKLAEDIKTDPIELGLDDIIDSRRWIILRDKTGKQKIMIEEYKKQVEEKILELAEKHPTIKKLKAGETITAGDLEDLDDTLEKELIHLGLDEENILKAFGVRVGNLVDFLKHILHLESLPTYASIVQRSFDAFILEHNYNADQSRFLRVVQSVFLQRRKLELADLYEEPFTNLGMNAVEKLFGKEEVDELIMLTRRLVA